GCCCAGCAATGCCGGCCACATTTGCGGCTTTACTAGCCGCAAATGCGGTGGATTTTGCCGCTGGTGCGGCAGCCAAAAGAAAAGTACCCGCTAAGGGGTACTCAAGGTAGGTAGGTAGGTTCTGGCGGGCCACAGGATCGGGTCGCCAGGAATCAGGTTGTCGGATTCGGGTATTCGATAATTCGCCCTTCCCAAGTTCGCAAGATAACCGTATCCTCGGAGGAATCGATCAGGTATTGCGGTATTACCGGTACCTTGCCGTAGCCTCCAGGAGCGTTAATGATGTAAGTGGGAATGGCCAGCCCCGAGGTATAGCCGCGCAAGTTTTCCATGATTTCAATGCCATCCTCGACTCGGGGAATGAAATGGCTAGTTCCCTTCACCGGTTTGGCATGGAAGATATAGTAGGGGCGAACCCTAATCCTTAAGAGCTCTTGGTTCAGCTTCTTCATAACATAGGGGTGGTTGTTGATCCCCTTTAATAGCACCGCTTGGTTTCCCAGCACCGCTCCCGCCCGGAGCAGGCGGTCGCAAGCCTCAGCTGCCTCCGGCGTTACCTCCCGGGGATGATTAAACTGGGTATTAATATAAATAGGCGGATGCTTGGCAATTACTTCGCACAGTTCAGGAGTAACCCGCTGGGGCAAAGTCACCAATACCCGGGTGCCAAGCCGCTTAATTTCCACATGAGGAATACGGTCCAGCTCCCCCAGGATCCAGTCCAGGGCCCGGTCGCTAAGCATCAAGGCGTCACCACCAGTAATCAGCACGTCACGAATCTCCTCATGTTGGCGGATGTAATCCAGGGCTGCCTGAATATCAGCCTTGGGGGTATGCTGATCCACCTCGCCGATGTTGCGGCGCCGCTGGCAGTGCCTACAAAACATGGCACAACAGTTGGTGACATTTATTATTAGCCGATCTGGATAACGTCTGGTTACCGCCGGTGCTGGCGAAGTAAACTCCTCTGCCATGGGGTCCTCAACCCCGAACCGGTCCCGGACCTCTTGGATGGAAGGAACAGCTTGCTGTCGAATCGGCGAATCCGGGTCCTCCGGGTCAATCAAGCTGGCGTAATAGGGTGAGATGGCCCAGCGGTACTGGCAACCGACTTCTTTGATTTCTTGTTTCTCATCCTCAGAAAGCCCCAGAATCTCACCTAATACATCAGCGCTGCGGATGCGGTTGCGCATTTGCCATTTCCAGTCAGCCCATTCTTCCTCTGTGCCTCCCAGCACAGACAGGATACGGGCCCGATTGCGCTGGGTAGCCTCTGCCCTGGCAAAACCAGTAGGGATGTACTTTTGGGCTTCCAGGTAATCATGGATACGCGATTGTAGCTCTTGGGCTCTTTCTTCGGCAATTCTTCTCTTTTTGCTCCTGGCGTCAGCCGAATCCCCGAGAAAGAACCTTTCGGTGATACCGATAGTGCCAATCCGTTTTTCTAGCATAATCCTCCTCCTTTCATCTCCATCAGCTTCGCATTTACCAGCATCAAAAAACCCCGGCGCATTTCTCCGGGGTGGTAAAAGGCACACATCCTTAGACTAGCCTTCCTCCCACGCTTACGGGGTTAGCTGACGGGTTCGGACTGACAGGATAGCCCTACCACCATAAGTGGATTCACCCCAAACAAATGGGTCCCCCGCTTCTTTCCGAAGAAAGAACTCAGCGCTCACAAACTGGTCACGAGGTGAATTCTATTCAGTTCGCGCTCTCATTATACTATAAGATTTGTGGTTTGGCTACTATTATCGCTTCTTGCGCGGAAAAATTCCTCCGTGAATATCCCTGGCATCAGAAACATTGAAGAATACATGGGAATCTAACTCATTAAGGATGTCAAGAACCCGTCCCAAGTCGCTTCGCTTCAGAAGCAAATACAGTATGGTCCGATCTCCGCTCCGGCCATGCCCCTCAACGCAAGTGACCCCGTAGCCGGCCTCCCGTAAGGCGCTGGTAAAACGCTCTGCCAAGTCTGGCTCAGGAAATACTTGCACTGAAAGGTAGCCCAAGGCCATCTTGTTTTCAATTACGCTCCCCACTAGGTTGCCGGTAGCAAAGCCGGAGGCATAGGCAATCACCTTTAGGGGATCATGCAGCCCTCCAGCCAACACCTGGTTTAGGGCCAAGACAAAAATGCTCACCTCCACGAAGCCCACTGCTGCCGCTATTCCCCGGCGCCCCCGCATTAGTAGCAGAATCCTTAGTACATCCAACGATACATCGCACACCCGGGCACCGAAGATGAAGAAATAACCTCCCACCAGCGGTAGCCACTCACCCAACCAACATCCTCCTCTTCCCCGGCAAAACTATACCTCGTCGGTTCCTCTTTTCTATATTCGTTTTCTATATTCGGAAGGTGGTTACCCTTTAATTGCTAATCTGATTCCCAACTGTAAAAAGTAGATGGCCAAGGCCACCAAAAACAGGCTGCAAGTATAAAGAGCAAGGCGATAAGCGCGATCGTTGATGAACCTCTTGCCGGTAGCTATGGCCCAAGCCACTAGGCTATACCAAAGGAAATCGGAAGCAATGTGTCCGGTGTAGAAAACCCCAACTCCAGTAGCACCGTAGCCAGCCGCTGTAGCCACATAAGCAGCGCCAATGGTTGCCCACCAAAGGATCCAATAGGGATTGGATAGGCTGGCAGCTACCCCCGCCCCAACCGTAGCCCAGCGGCCGGATGGAAGCCGGCTGGATGGGGCCGGGTCACAGCCCTTGGGGTCGGCGTCCAAAGACAAAGCAAGCTGAGCTTGGCCAGCCGCCTTCCAAGTGGCATAGGCAAACCAGAGCAGCATAACCCCACCCGAGATCCCAACCAAACCTAGGACTTGGTGGTGAGCCAGGACCTGCCCTAGTCCAGCCGCTAAGAACACTACCATGACTAGCTCCAGCAGAGCATGCCCCAACGAGATCAAAGGCCCGGCTGAGAAGCCTCGCCGGACCGATTCGCTTATGG
This is a stretch of genomic DNA from Clostridia bacterium. It encodes these proteins:
- a CDS encoding DUF2179 domain-containing protein, whose protein sequence is MGEWLPLVGGYFFIFGARVCDVSLDVLRILLLMRGRRGIAAAVGFVEVSIFVLALNQVLAGGLHDPLKVIAYASGFATGNLVGSVIENKMALGYLSVQVFPEPDLAERFTSALREAGYGVTCVEGHGRSGDRTILYLLLKRSDLGRVLDILNELDSHVFFNVSDARDIHGGIFPRKKR
- a CDS encoding LysE family transporter; its protein translation is MGLLGLFVTAFLVGLSGAMAPGSLLVVTISESVRRGFSAGPLISLGHALLELVMVVFLAAGLGQVLAHHQVLGLVGISGGVMLLWFAYATWKAAGQAQLALSLDADPKGCDPAPSSRLPSGRWATVGAGVAASLSNPYWILWWATIGAAYVATAAGYGATGVGVFYTGHIASDFLWYSLVAWAIATGKRFINDRAYRLALYTCSLFLVALAIYFLQLGIRLAIKG
- the eam gene encoding glutamate 2,3-aminomutase, encoding MLEKRIGTIGITERFFLGDSADARSKKRRIAEERAQELQSRIHDYLEAQKYIPTGFARAEATQRNRARILSVLGGTEEEWADWKWQMRNRIRSADVLGEILGLSEDEKQEIKEVGCQYRWAISPYYASLIDPEDPDSPIRQQAVPSIQEVRDRFGVEDPMAEEFTSPAPAVTRRYPDRLIINVTNCCAMFCRHCQRRRNIGEVDQHTPKADIQAALDYIRQHEEIRDVLITGGDALMLSDRALDWILGELDRIPHVEIKRLGTRVLVTLPQRVTPELCEVIAKHPPIYINTQFNHPREVTPEAAEACDRLLRAGAVLGNQAVLLKGINNHPYVMKKLNQELLRIRVRPYYIFHAKPVKGTSHFIPRVEDGIEIMENLRGYTSGLAIPTYIINAPGGYGKVPVIPQYLIDSSEDTVILRTWEGRIIEYPNPTT